The following coding sequences are from one Ursus arctos isolate Adak ecotype North America unplaced genomic scaffold, UrsArc2.0 scaffold_23, whole genome shotgun sequence window:
- the PLAAT3 gene encoding phospholipase A and acyltransferase 3 isoform X2 codes for MRASIPEPKVGDLIEIFRPFYRHWAIYVGDGYVVHLAPPSEVAGAGAASIMSTLTEKAIVKKELLYDVVGRDKYQVNNKHDGKYSPLPPSKIVQRAEELVGQELPYSLPCENCEHFVNELRYGVARSDQVDRIPQKWL; via the exons ATGCGGGCGTCCATC CCAGAGCCCAAAGTTGGAGACCTGATTGAGATTTTCCGCCCTTTCTACAGACACTGGGCCATCTACGTTGGTGATGGATACGTGGTCCACCTGGCCCCCCCAA GCGAAGTCGCGGGAGCTGGTGCGGCCAGCATCATGTCCACCCTGACTGAGAAGGCCATAGTGAAGAAGGAACTGCTGTACGATGTGGTCGGGAGAGACAAGTACCAGGTCAACAACAAACACGATGGCAAGTACTCGCCGCTGCCTCCCAGCAAAATCGTCCAGCGCGCGGAGGAGCTGGTGGGGCAGGAGTTGCCCTATTCGCTGCCCTGCGAGAACTGCGAGCACTTTGTGAACGAGCTGCGCTACGGAGTCGCCCGCAGTGACCAG